One genomic segment of Centropristis striata isolate RG_2023a ecotype Rhode Island chromosome 13, C.striata_1.0, whole genome shotgun sequence includes these proteins:
- the baiap2l2a gene encoding brain-specific angiogenesis inhibitor 1-associated protein 2-like protein 2 → MSAMNSDQLHRSTLGIYSTLMDEFNPSLQKLVLLGNSYIQAFQALAVTSEAYFSALSKIGEKAFHTSSSRSIGDVLVQISENQRRLTMELDGLFRWFSTEVLQEMDKNIRLDKDYISGSRTQYEMEVHNQAAALERQLRRGANQDCSEYVQFLRESHRDALKEEERRYRFLSEKHCGLIQYIARLMNKTGGSLQQRADAWADEVNATRGPEARRPTSVDNSVGMKDEMRKNREEPALGNIPSRAPSPQGSISRSTGARSVRAKADHQPGGSNPTLLPFSRGEMITVLVGQARNGWLYGRADSSSRQGWFPASFVKAVDDPPSTTSSGSSLRSSSSMSNMPDQSGGSSYNGGPPPPPPPPMSSSKQQEMQPITPTLDRRTESKSEKKRSKPHGQPELFPRGTNPFATVKLKPTNTDDRSAPILYRR, encoded by the exons ATGTCGGCGATGAATAGTGATCAGCTGCATCGCTCCACCTTGGGCATTTACTCG ACCTTGATGGACGAGTTCAACCCAAGTCTACAGAAACTGGTCTTACTGGGTAACAGCTACATCCAAGCTTTCCAGg ctcTTGCTGTAACAAGTGAGGCCTACTTCAGTGCACTTTCAAAGATTGGAGAGAAGGCTTTCCACACTtcatcctcacgctccatag GAGATGTCCTGGTTCAGATCTCTGAGAACCAAAGAAGACTCACCATGGAGCTGGATGGATTA tTCCGCTGGTTCAGTACGGAGGTTCTTCAGGAGATGGACAAAAACATTAGACTGGACAAAGATTACATATCG GGCAGCAGGACGCAGTATGAGATGGAAGTCCACAACCAGGCAGCAGCTCTGGAGAGACAGCTGAGGAGAGGAGCCAACCag GACTGCAGTGAGTATGTGCAGTTCCTCAGGGAGAGCCACAGAGACGctctgaaggaggaggagagacgaTACCGCTTCCTGTCTGAGAAACACTGCGGCCTGATACAATACATCGCCCGCCTCATGAATAAG ACGGGAGGTTCTCTCCAGCAGAGAGCTGATGCCTGGGCAGATGAGGTGAACGCCACCAGAGGACCCGAGGCCAGGCGACCCACTTCTGTGGACAACTCT GTGGGGATGAAGGACGAGATGAGGAAGAACAGAGAAGAGCCGGCCCTGGGTAACATTCCTTCACGAG CTCCGTCTCCCCAGGGAAGCATTTCTCGCTCTACAGGAGCAAGATCCGTTAGGGCAAAGGCGGACCACCAGCCTGGTGGCTCTAACCCCACCCTGCTGCCCTTCAGCAGGGGGGAGATGATCACGGTGCTGGTGGGACAGGCCAGGAACGGCTGGCTGTACGGACGTGCTGACAGCAGCTCACG TCAGGGATGGTTTCCAGCCTCGTTTGTGAAAGCAGTTGATGATCCTCCAAGCACAACCAGCTCAGG CTCCTCACTccgaagcagcagcagcatgagcAACATGCCCGACCAATCAGGAGGCAGCAGCTACAACGGAGGCCCgccccctccacctccaccaccaatGTCTTCAAGTAAACAGCAAGAGATGCAACCAATCACACCGACCCTTGACAGACGGACTGAGtctaaatcagaaaaaaag